The sequence below is a genomic window from Flagellimonas marinaquae.
GGTATGGTGTTTTTTCTGAAGATCGTATAATTGTTGCAATTGACCGTTAACCACTTCCAACCGTTCCGGATCGGCCTCCACTCCATCTTTTAATCGTTCCAGTTCCGAAGCAATATCATCGGTCTCGATCAGAACGGATTGAATTCTATCATACAATGTTTTATAGTCAGTTCCAAAATCCACTAAGCCTTGGAATGCCCGTTTTAGGTCAGTTAGGCGCCCCACGACCCCTAATTGCTCATCGTTCAACAACTGATGCCCTGCGGACAATTGCTCCATAATCTGTTCCACATTGTTCAGTTGCTCATATTCCTCCTCCAGTTCTTCCTGCATGCCTTCCTTTAACTTGGCATCCTCAAGCTCTTTCAACAAAAAGGTATTGTAATCCTGCTCTTTATCCGCCTCGGACTGGAAATCCACTAATTTTTGGAGTTCTTTCGACACCTTTTTCAGCTCATCCAAGGACTTGGCATAATTAGAAAGATATTCTGCATTGTTTGCAAGGGCATCGAGCACCTTCATCTGAAAATCGTTATCGGTAAGCCGCATGGTCTGGTGCTGGGAATGTACATCTACCAATTGATCGCCCAACGATCGCATTACATCAAGGGTAACAGGGGAATCGTTTACAAACGCCCTGGATTTGCCACTGGGCAATATTTCCCTGCGCAGGATAGTGGTTTCCTCATAATCAAGGTCATTTTCCTCAAAAAATGATTTAAGCTGGTATTTGGATATATCGAATTCAGCTTCGATCACACATTTTTGGTCCTTGCTTTTTAGAGAGGATAAGTCGGCTCGTTTTCCCAAAACTAGGGACAAACCTCCCAACAGTATGGATTTTCCTGCTCCGGTCTCCCCGGTAATTGTTGTAAAACCGTCGAAAAATGACACACTTACATCATCGATGAGCGCATAATTTTGAATGGAAAGATTTGCTAACAATATTGAAGAATTTATCCGTAAAGATAATCCTCTTTATAGAACTGCCCTAGTATTTTATCTCATTCCAAGTGCTAGAGTAAAATGGGGCCACCTTGTTCAAGGTTTCTTTAAGTTTTACAACATCCACCTTGGGGCCATCGGAAAAGATGTTTTGGATTTCCTCGGATTTGGCATCGAAAAAAGTTTGAATCAAAAATGCGTTCGGTCTTCTACTGATCAATGTTTCGAACAGGCGAAGGCTCCCCATAATGATTTGTTTTCCCGTACTGTTATTGTCCGCCAAAATATCGAGTCCTTTTCTGTGGTAATTGTACATGGCAATCCGATACTCCCTGAAAGAATTGCTCAAAAGATTGTCCACAAGTTCAAAACGGCTCCTATCCCCGGTTTCTTGACTCCATCCACTATAACTGGAGCTTTGTGCCTGAGTTACGATATTCTGCGCCCTACGATAAAAATCGTTGCCCCCTTCCAAAGAAAAAGTATCGGCATCCAAACCCAACATAACATAAACATAATACGAAATTACCGCAACCAAATTGGAATCGAATGAGTTTGGGTTGTATACCAAAGGCTGAAATTCCTGATATTGAAAATTAAAGGCATTGTCCTTGTAATTAAAAACAGGGCTTTCGTAAGATGTATTGAACACCGGTCTGGTGGACTGTATTTGGATATTGGCCTCGAAACGGTCCGATTCGTATTGGGTAACCGTGATGAACATACGGGCATTGACCCGTTCGTTTTCCCTGTACACCCTATTCGTCCATTTGGTCTTATTCACAAAATCATTGAGCGAACGCTCCAGTGTCCTGAATATCTGCTGATTGGTCTGCCCTACTTGGTCCGAGTTTACAGTCACCTGACAATTGAGTTCCTGTGAATAGGTCCTTAAGACAGCAAACAAAAGAAAAATGACAAAAAGTATGTTACGCATGGATTCTGGAGATAATTTCTTCCCAAATATCGGAAGCCACTTCGGGCTTCGTTTTCAAATCAAACGTTTTTATCCCCGAATTCTTATCTATAAAGGTAATTTTATTCGTGTGCCCCCCAAATCCCGCGCCATCGTCTTTTAATGAATTTAGCACAATGCCGTCCAAATTCTTTCTTTTGAGTTTGTTTTTGGCATTTTCAAGCTCATTTTGAGTCTCTAAGGCAAAACCTACTAAGAACTGGGTGGTCTTTACCTCCCCAAGCGACATTAAAATATCCGGTGTACGTTCCAGTTCAATATTTAAATCGTCGTCCTTCTTCTTCAATTTTTCGGAAGCAATGGACTTAGGACGATAATCTGCCACCGCGGCAGCACATATAGCAATGTCGGCATCCCCATAGTGTTCGTGACAGGCTTCGTACATATTTTGTGCAGAGGCCACCCGAATCAATTGGATATTATTATGATTTACGTTCAAATGCGTTGGACCTGACACTAAAATTACATTTGCCCCCAGGTCGGCCGCTTTCTTGGCCAATTCAAAACCCATGGTGCCAGTAGAACGATTGCCCAAAAAGCGAACAGGGTCGATTGCCTCGTGTGTTGGTCCTGCGGTAATCAATACTTGCTTGCCAGACAAAGGAAGTCCTTTGCTTAAATCATTTTGTACAAAAGAAATTATATTTTCAGGTTCTGCCATTCGGCCTTCGCCATGCAAACCACTGGCAAGTTCGCCAGACTCGGCAGGAATCAAACTGTTTCCATAGGATTCCAGTTTTTTTATAGAAGCCTCGGTAGAAGGGTGCTTGTACATATCCAAATCCATCGCCGGTGCAAAATATACCGGACATTTAGCTGACAAATATGTGGCCAACAACAGGTTGTCGCAGGTTCCATTGGCCATTTTGGAAAGGGTATTGGCCGTGGCCGGGGCTATGATCATGATATCCGCCCAAAGGCCAAGTTCCACGTGGTTGTTCCATGACAGACTCCCGTCTTCCTCATTTATAAAATCGAGCAAGACCGGATTTTTGGAAAGGGAGGAAAGCGTAAGTGGAGAAACAAAAGAGCTGGCGCTCTGGGTCATAACAACTTTGACCTGTGCACCAGCTTTGATCAGTAACCTTACCAGAAATGTGGTTTTGTACGCGGCAATTCCCCCGGAAATTCCCAAAAGGATATTTTTACCGCCCAGCATTACTTAAGAGTCTTTCTCTGTGTTTCTATGGTAGATTTTATCTTCCAACCACTCTTGTACGGCAAGCGCATGTGGTTTTGGCAGTTTCTCGTAAAACTTGGAAACCTCTATTTGCTCCTTGTTTTCGAATACCTCTTCCAAGCTATCGCTGTACGTGGCAAATTCCTCTAGCTTTTCCAACAACTCTTTTTTAATATCGGAGTTGATCTGAACCGCTCTTTTTGCCACAATCGAAATGGCTTCATAAACATTTTCGGTCTTTGCGTCGAACTCGTTTTTGTTAAGAGTAACAGTGGAAACCGGTGCCTTGGTGTTTTTCAAATCTTGCATGTGCAGTGGTTTAAAAACTAATTTTTATTTGGACAATGTGGTATTTTGATAAGCGCTCAATTCTTCTCGAACTGTTTCCGCGAGCTTATCAGCTTCTTTCTTAAACTGCGTTTCTGGAAAATAACGCATTAAATTTTTATAGGAACTGAGCGCGTCTTCCAAGCGCTCCTTTTTCTTATCCTCCGTACTGTTCAATGCCAACAGAGTGGAAGCTTCTATCCTGTAGTATAGCGCTTCTTCCCTGTAAATGGAACCTGGATTATCTGTGATAAAATTGTCGAATGCCGTGATGGCGGAAACCAAAACCGGCAAGTTAAATTCTCCCAGTTTATTGAACTGCTTGGCAATCTCAATTTGTTTCTTTTCTTTTTTCGCCGTTAACTCCTTGGCCATTGTATTGGCTTCCTCAAAATACTCCGATTCCGAATAATTATTGATGAATGTCTGGAGTTTTGCCAATGCCTTATCTGTTTCCGACTGATCCAGCGAATACCTCGGGGAAAGCATATAATAGCTTTTTGCGCCCAAGAAACTGGCTTCTTGGATTTTATCGCTACGTGGATACGACTTTACAAAACGTTCGAACTGGTATCCGGCCAAATAATAATCCTTGTTCTTGAAATAAGAATCCGCAAAGAAAAACATAACCCTCTCCCCTTGTGGTTTGCCCACATACTTTGGCGCTATCTGTTCGAACAGACGCACCGCTCTTTTATAATCACCTTCGTTATAAAGTTTTTCGGCCATATCGTACTTGGCCTTTACATCGGTTTCCTTAAGTACCTTTTGGTACTCGCTGCAGGATACGAGAAAAACTGCTACTAAACAGAAGAGAAGTATTGACCTCATTTTCAAAAACATTTTGCAAAATTAGTGATATTGAATGGATATAAAAAATGAATTTTACCTCTCAAATGTAAAGGGTACATTGGCCAACACACAACAATTTGTGCAACATTTAACTATTTTTAAACAGCGGCCTTGTCCAGTTTTTTCAATGAATTGTTGATTTTCTCCTTAAGGTTTTGGGAGGCTTCGACCAATGGCAACCTAACAGCGGCTGTGCAGATTCCCTTATGCTCAAAGATACTTTTGATTCCTGCCGGGTTTCCTTCTTCAAAAATCTGACCCATCAACGGAGATAATGTATGATGGATTTGGAATGCTTTCTTGGCGCTACCATCCAATCCCAATTGTATCATTTCAGAAAAAAGGGAGGGCAAACCTTGGCCCAAAACGGAAATCACACCGGACCCACCTGCCAGAACGGTAGGTAAAGCTGTGGAATCGTCTCCGGAAATCACCAAAAATCCCTCTGGTTTTTGCTGAATGATCTTATCTATCTGAGCCATTTCCCCGCATGCTTCTTTTATGGCCACAATGTTGGGAAAATCCTTTGCCAATCTCAACGTTGTCTCGGGCAACATGTTGCTTCCTGTCCTCGAGGGTACATTATAGAGGATTATTGGAACGGGCGATGTGCTGGCAATCTTTTTAAAGTGTTGATAAATCCCTTCCTGTGTTGGTTTGTTGTAATAGGGCGAAACAGATAAGATCGCATCAAAATCGGAAAGATCTAACATTTGCAGATCTTTGACCACAGCCATCGTATTGTTCCCGCCAACACCCAAAACCAACGGCAGTCTACCCGCGTTGGTCCGTACTACAACATCGACCACCAATTGTTTATCGGCCGGGGAAAGTGTGGCCGTTTCGGCCGTTGTGCCCAATACCACCAAATAATCCGTGCCGCCCTGAATATTGTATTCAACAATTTTTGCCAGTGCATTTGCATCCACCGAAAAATCATCTTTGAAAGGAGTGACCAAGGCCACACCTGTTCCAACAAACTGCTCCATTTTATTAAATTTCTTTTAAGACCTTTAAATACTTTTTTAATTCGCTCTTGAACAATTCAAAATCGTTCAAGGGTGTATTTAAAATCAAATCGTTGACCTTGGGGTCTTGGGCAGCGAGACCGACCTTTAGCCGGGCAGGTGTTTTAACGGACAACAGCTTCATCATTAAACTATCTCTTTCGTAATAATTGATAAGGATATCGTACTCCCGTCCCAAAAACTCAAGAACATAGCCATTTTCTATTTGCCCTTTCCAGCCAAGATCCTTGTCCGAAAACATTTGAATGGCGTAGGGCGAGTTTTTATCGTACTCACTTTTATAGCCGATGATCTTAATGGCATTGGGCCTTAACGAAAACTCTTCGATCAGTTCATAAAAGACCTCCGCTTTGGAGAAACTGTCCACATCCACTATACAGCCAATGCTGGCAACTCCCTTCTCCCTGGTCACGGACTTAGGAGGTTTTTCCATTTCCTCCTTTAAATATTTTAGCCCGGATTTAACTTTAAATTTGTCTTGGAGTCCTTTCAAAAACATATTTTTGATGATTTTTACAAAGGTAAATATTATACCAAGACGACTTAACAAAGATACGCTTGTGAAGATTTTAAAAATTAAACACTTTGTTATATTTATAACATTGATTGTTGTGGTTTCATGCAAAAATGATGCTGTCCAACTAACAGAAATCAAGGGAAAGCAGATTCCTGTGGACACCACCTTTACCGGAAACGATTCCATTGAAAAGTATATTGCTCCTTTCCGAAGTAGGATAAATGAAGTACTGGACAGTACATTGGCCTACGCCCCCCAACCTCTTTTATTGAACGATGGGAAACGCAACACATCCATGGGCAACCTAATGGCGGATATCGTTTTTGAAGAAACTGCGCCCGTATTTAATTCCAGAACCGGAAAAGAACTGGATTTTGTTGTACTTAACGCCGGTGGTGTTCGCTCCATAATCTCGCAGGGCAACGTAAGTGCAAGAAACGCATATGAAGTAATGCCTTTTGAAAACTATATCGTGGTAGTAGAACTGAGCGGTTCGGCCGCTAGGAAACTTATTGATTTTGTAGCCAAATCTTCGAGACCCCACCCCGTTTCCCGATTACAGATTTTAACGGACAAAAACCGTTCCTTGGAGTCCGTAAATATTAAAGGGCAACCTTTTGATGAAAGTCGAAATTACTACGTGGCCACCTCCGATTACTTGGTAAATGGAGGTCCGAGCGTTGGCTTTTTCGACGAAATCGTTTCCACAACAGAAATCGATTATCTTCTGCGCAATGCCATCATCGACCACCTAAAAAAAGTGGATACCCTAAAATCTGAAGTAGACGACCGCATAAAACAATTGGATTAAATGAAAAGAAGAGATTTTATAACCAATACCACCGCTGCCTCCACATTGGTGGGGCTTGGCGGCCTTAGCTTGGCCTCATGCACCAACCTGGGCAAAAAGCATATCACGATTTTGCACACCAACGATGTGCACAGCCATATCGATTCTTTTCCCAATTCCCATTCCAAATATCCTAATTTGGGCGGAGTGGCCCGCAGGGCCACCTTAGTGGAACAAATTCGCAACGAAAATCCGAACACGCTGTTGTTTGATGCCGGGGATATTTTTCAAGGTACTCCCTATTTTAACTTTTATGGTGGTGAATTGGAGTTTAAACTAATGAGCGCCCTTAACTATGATGCCGCCACGGTGGGCAATCATGATTTTGATAATGGAATTGATGGCTTATTGGCCCAAATGCCCAATGCCTCCTTTGAAATGATCTCGGCCAATTACGACTTTTCCAATACCGTAATGGATGGTTACGTGAAGCCTTACAAAATTTATACTGTGGATGGCATAAAAATAGGTGTTTACGGACTCGGGATAGAGTTAGATGGTCTGGTAACCAAAAAACTGTACAAGGAAACCCAATATCTGGATCCTTTTGATATCGCCTTGGACATGGAAAAAAAACTAAAAGAGGAGGAACAATGTGATTTGATCGTTTGCCTCTCTCATTTGGGTTATGACTACAAAGAACCGGATAGACCGTGCGATACTCGATTGGCACAGCAAACGTACCACACCGACCTTATCATTGGTGGGCATACCCACACCTTTTTGGACCAGCCCGATGTGCGTATCAACCAAAACGGCAATTCAGTACTGGTGAACCAAGTGGGCTGCTACGGTATCAATGTAGGGCGAATCGATTTTTATTTTGATGCCGATAGTAAAGCCTCTGCCAAGGGAGTGAGTATTAGGGTTTAGGAAAATCAGTAGAACCAATAAGGCTATAGATTAGCCTCCACCAACTCTTCTAACTCCTCCTCCAAACTATAATTTGGAAAAGAACGGCCTGCCCTATCGTACCAATATCCGGCATTCCACTTATCCCCTTCCTTACGGTGCAAGTAGGCATGGATCCAACTACCCATGGTCGTAGGGAGGTCTTGGGCTATATTATGGGACGCTTCCCAATCTCCCTTGGCGTCGAACCATAAAGATTGTAAAGCTTCGGGCCAATCGTTTGGCGGCACATCCAAATCTAAGCTAGAAGCAAATTGCTTAAAAGTCTTTGGCCTCATACTTCCAATTTTTGCAAAAATTCCTGTTCCGATATAATGGGCACACCTAAGGTTTCCGCTTTGGTCCGTTTACTGGGACCCATTTTATCGCCTGCGACCAAAAAACTGGTTTTTGAAGAAATGGAAGAAGAGACTTTTCCTCCGTTATCCTCTATCATCTTCTTTAAATCGTTTCGGCTAATCGTCTCGAATACTCCAGAAACAACGAATGTCTGCCCCTTTAGCAGCTCTGTTTGATTTTCCAATTGCTCCTCGGACAACGAAAACTGAAGACCGTAAGATTTTAATCGATCTACCACCTGAACATTTGCAGGTTCTGAGAAAAAATCGAGTACACTTTCCGCTATCCTATCACCAATTTCATCCACAGCCACAAGCTCTTCGTGAGAAGCAGTCATCAAAGCATCAATATCCTTGAATGCCTTTGCCAATTTTTTGGCCACGGTTTCTCCAACATATCTAATTCCTAAAGCAAAAAGGACACGTTCAAACGGAATGGTTTTTGAAGCTTGCACTCCATTCACCAAATTTTCAGCAGATTTATCCGCCATTCGTTCCAATGGTAGAATTTGTTCTTTGGTCAACGTGTAAAGGTCAGCATAGTTCTGAATCAAACCCTCTTTAAACAATAATTCCACGGTTTCTCCCCCCAAACCTTCAATATCCATGGCTTTTCTCGAAATAAAATGTTGGATCCTGCCGGTTATCTGCGGCGGGCAACCTACATCATTGGGGCAAAAATGTTGGGCTTCGCCCTCTTTTCGGATCAGTTCCGTTCCGCATTCAGGGCAATGGGCAATATACTGGGTGGGGTTTGAGTCTGGACTGCGTTGGGTAAAATCAACCCCCACAATTTTTGGAATAATCTCTCCTCCCTTTTCCACAAAAACGGTATCCCCTTCGCGAACGTCCAACTTGGCTATTTGGTCCGCATTGTGCAAGGATGCGCGCTTTACCGTAGTCCCTGCCAGCAAAACCGGTTCAAGATTGGCAACAGGGGTGATCGCGCCGGTACGCCCCACTTGATAGGTTATCTTATTGAGAATGGTTACGGCCTGCTCAGCCTTAAATTTATAGGCCATGGCCCAACGGGGCGACTTCGCCGTATAACCCAATTCCTCTTGTTGTTGCAAACTGTTCACCTTGACCACTACACCATCCGTTTCGTAGGGCAGATGATGGCGGTTTGTGTCCCAATGATTTACAAATTGAAGCACCTCATCGGTGGATTTACACAATTTGGCCACGGTTGGGACCTTAAATCCCCAAGAACGCGCTTTCTCCAACATCTCGAACTGCGAATTGATTCCCAAATTGTCGCCAACCACACTATATAGCAGACATTCCAACGGACGCTGTGCCACCAAGGCACTATCTTGTAATTTTAAACTGCCGGAAGCCGTATTTCTCGGGTTCATGTAGGGGTCTTCCCCTGCTTCCACCCGCTCGGCGTTCATTTTAGCAAAACCTTCGAGTGTCAAAATAATCTCGCCCCTAATGTCAAATTTTGATGGATAATCCCCTTTTAACTGCAAGGGAACGGATTTTATGGTCTTGATGTTGTTGGTTACATCATCCCCCTGAAAACCATCGCCACGGGTAACGGCTTTGACCAATTTTCCATTTTCATAGGTTAGACTGATAGAGGCCCCGTCATACTTGAGTTCACATGTGAATTCTACTTCCACATCGCCCAAAATCCGCTGGATACGTTTTTCCCAATCTTCCAAATCCTCCTTGGAATACGAATTGTCCAAAGAATACATACGATGTTCATGGGCAACGGTTTCAAAATTTTTGGTGACCATACCACCTACTCGCAGACTTGGTGATGCGGCATCATAATATTCCGGATGTTCTTCTTCCAATTTTTGGAGTTCCTTGAGCTTCATATCGAACTCATAATCGGAAATGGAAGGCTCGTCGAGCACATAATATTTATAATTGTGTTCTCGAAGTTCGTTACGAAGCGATGCTATTTGTTCTTGAATGTTCATTTTCTATCAGCTTTTAGCATTCTCGGGTTACCAAAAATATCATTGCGCATTTCAATTTCTGAAAAGTGCTGGGTGTGGAAAAGCGCTTTGGTCTCGTCTCCCAAATATTGATTGATCTCAAAATACAACTTTCCTTTTTTTGATAAATATTTTTCAGCAAAATCTGTAATTGCCCTGTAAAACACCAATGGGTCGTTATCTGGGACAAATAGCGCCGTATGGGGTTCAAAATCTTTCACATTTTTATGGATTTGACTTTTTTCCAACTCCCTGACATAGGGTGGGTTGGATACAATTACATCAAACACAAGTTCAGGCTCAAGTTCAAGTCCAGGATTCAGAATGTTATGGTGCAAAAATGTAATATCCACTTCGCTCATTTCCGCATTTTTTCGAGCAACGCTCAACGCTCCCTCGGAAACATCCAGTGCATATACTTTAGCACCCGGTAGATGTTTGGCCAATGCTATTGCAATGCACCCGCTTCCTGTTCCAATGTCAAGAATTTTAAACGAACGGTCATTGAGCGGGGTCGAAATTACGCTTCGACTTCGCCCAGCGTCCTTTTTAGACGGTTTTTTCACTGGAAAATCATCCAGAATCCAATGAACCAATTCCTCTGTTTCGGGCCGTGGAATCAGTACATTTTTATTTACTTGTAATTCCAGGTCCATAAAATGGGCAGTTCCCAATATATACTGTATGGGTTTCTCCATTTTTAGTTCGGACAAAGCTTCAAAAAGCGGCTGCTCCTCTTCTTTTAACACGGTTAAACCGGGCTGTATGGCCAAAACAAAACGTTGCAGATTTAGATAATGCTCTATACAAGAGTAAAAAAAAGAATCGATCTCTTCTTTTGGGTAAATCTCGCCCAATTCCTTATGGAAAATGTTTTTGACTTCTTTTAGTTGCATTATAATTTTTTAAGCATCCAGACCGGACAGGAATAATGTCCCGTACTGCCCATTGGGGCATCGATATAGTCAAATCCGTTCTTTTTGTACAGTTTTTGCGCCGCTTCCATATAAGGCATGGTTTCCAGATAACATGCCTCAAAACCGAACTCCTTTGCTTTTTTCAAGCATACATGGATCATTTGCGCGCCCAACCCTTTCCCTCTGGCCTCTTCCAAAAAATACATTTTTTGCAACTCGCATACGTTGCCATCGTAGTTGTCCAGTTGTGCTACACCGGCGCATCCGACAATCCTTCCTTGGTGCTCCACCACAAAATAAGCTGCTTTGGGCACATTGTAAGCTGAAAACATATCATCCAAGGATTTATCGGCATAGGCAGTGCCCACTTTGGGAATTCCCATATCTTCAAAAACTTTGCGTATTACCTGGGCCACCTGAGGGTTGTCATCGGGGGTTATTTCACGAATCGCCATATCTCCCATTTTGTGCTATTATTGTTCTATTTTTGCCGGGTGAAGATACATCAAAAATACATCCTTCGCTGCATTGAACTGGCCAAAAAAGGTCTGGGAACTACAGCTCCAAACCCTCTGGTGGGCTGTGTTATCGTGCATAATAACAAAATTATTGGAGAGGGTTTTACCGATCCTTATGGTGGTCCACATGCAGAGGTAAACGCCATACGTTCGGTAAAGGACAAAACTTTGCTGAAAGAAGCCTCTTTATATGTTACTTTAGAACCCTGTTCCCACTATGGAAAAACACCTCCCTGTGCGGATTTAATTGCTAAACATAAACTAAAAGAGGTTTTTATTGGGTTACAGGATCCACATGATAAAGTAGCCGGAAAAGGCATCAAAAAATTACAAGCTGCCGGATGTGAGGTTACGGTCGGCATTCTTGAAAACGAATGTAGGGCACACCACAAGCGGTTTCTGACCTATATGGAGAAAAAACGGCCTTACATAATTCTAAAATGGGCCGCTTCCGATGATGGTTTTTTAGCTCCAGATACCGCTAAGCGAAGTGACAACCCTGAACCTTTTTGGATCACCAATGCCCATTCCAAACAGTTGGTGCACCAATGGCGAAGTCAAGAACAAGCAATTTTGGTCGGTACCAACACGGTTTTGGAAGACAACCCAAGTTTGACCACTCGCAATTGGGTAGGCAAAAGCCCGGTTCGTGTGATATTGGACCGTGATTTAAAATTAGACCAACGTTTTCACGTATTGGATGCCTCCGTAAAAACAATCGTGTTGACCGAGGTTACCGATGAAAAAAAATATATTAAAGGAGTGGATTACGCCTTGGTTGATTTTTCAAAACCTTTGGCTCAACAAATTTGCAATGCTCTATACAGGCACAACATCAACAGTGTAATTGTTGAAGGAGGCTCACGAACACTTCAAACCTTTATAGATGAAAATTTATGGGACGAAGCACGGGTCTTTAAAGGTTCCGTTCGCTTTAAAAATGGATTGCCCGCACCAAAACATCAAGGAATATTGCAAAAAAGAACACAAATTTTAACCGACACCCTATCCATATATATAAATGATTAAAAATATAATTCTCGATTTTGGTGATGTACTTATTAATTTAGATAAACCTGCCACCGCAAAAGCCATGGTCCAACATGGTTTTAGAGGCATAACGCCAGATTTGGAACAGCTGTTTCAGAATTATGAGAAAGGACTATTGGATTCTTCGGAGTTTTTGGACACTGTTTCCTCCTATTTCCCAAATGCTAGCAGAGAATATTTAGTGGATGCCTGGAACTCCATATTACTGGATTTTCCCGAAAGGCGATTGAACTTTATTGAGCAGTTGGCCGCAGAAAACGAATACAAACTGTTATTGCTGAGCAATACGAACGACTTACATATAGAATGTGTAAAGCAAGAAATGGGGATGGAACGCTATAATAGGTTCAAAAATGCATTTGATGTGTTCTACCTAAGCTACGAAATTGGCATGCGAAAGCCGGACAGCGAAATATTCGAATTTGTATTACAGGAAAACAACCTAGTGCCCCAAGAAACTTATTTTGTGGACGATGTGAGCGAGAATACCGATGCCGCCGCCGCATTGGGCATAAATACTTGGAACTTAGCTATAGGGAAAGAGGACATAACCGAATTAAAATCGAAATTATAAATGCTCTACCTAGCCCTTAGTGTACTGAGTTCCACTTGGATTTTTGTGGTATTTAAACTGTACGATGTGTACAAAGTACAAACCCTGATCGCCATTATAGTGAATTACTTTACGGCTTGCTCGGTTGGATTGCTCCTGTACGACCAACCATTGGAAATACAACAAATTTTGGGCGCATCTTGGATATGGGGACCCATATTTATGGGGGTGCTTTTCATCACTATTTTTAATTTAATGGCA
It includes:
- a CDS encoding outer membrane protein assembly factor BamD, with the protein product MFLKMRSILLFCLVAVFLVSCSEYQKVLKETDVKAKYDMAEKLYNEGDYKRAVRLFEQIAPKYVGKPQGERVMFFFADSYFKNKDYYLAGYQFERFVKSYPRSDKIQEASFLGAKSYYMLSPRYSLDQSETDKALAKLQTFINNYSESEYFEEANTMAKELTAKKEKKQIEIAKQFNKLGEFNLPVLVSAITAFDNFITDNPGSIYREEALYYRIEASTLLALNSTEDKKKERLEDALSSYKNLMRYFPETQFKKEADKLAETVREELSAYQNTTLSK
- the recN gene encoding DNA repair protein RecN translates to MLANLSIQNYALIDDVSVSFFDGFTTITGETGAGKSILLGGLSLVLGKRADLSSLKSKDQKCVIEAEFDISKYQLKSFFEENDLDYEETTILRREILPSGKSRAFVNDSPVTLDVMRSLGDQLVDVHSQHQTMRLTDNDFQMKVLDALANNAEYLSNYAKSLDELKKVSKELQKLVDFQSEADKEQDYNTFLLKELEDAKLKEGMQEELEEEYEQLNNVEQIMEQLSAGHQLLNDEQLGVVGRLTDLKRAFQGLVDFGTDYKTLYDRIQSVLIETDDIASELERLKDGVEADPERLEVVNGQLQQLYDLQKKHHTDSVTDLIEIREELAKKVETVANIEDSIGQKREEVDMLTQKTDAWAKKISEGRKAVIPKLNERLQKNLASLGMPSATFKIEVNSSKSFKTNGKDDLVFLFSANKGSNYGELKKVASGGEMSRIMLTIKSILAEYESLPTMMFDEIDTGVSGEISNRMGEIMQQMSSTMQVFSITHLPQVASKGSYQFKVYKQESSEGTSTHIKQLSKDERIQELAEMLGGKSLSESALAHARELLQ
- a CDS encoding DUF6913 domain-containing protein, translating into MFLKGLQDKFKVKSGLKYLKEEMEKPPKSVTREKGVASIGCIVDVDSFSKAEVFYELIEEFSLRPNAIKIIGYKSEYDKNSPYAIQMFSDKDLGWKGQIENGYVLEFLGREYDILINYYERDSLMMKLLSVKTPARLKVGLAAQDPKVNDLILNTPLNDFELFKSELKKYLKVLKEI
- a CDS encoding DUF4835 family protein, giving the protein MRNILFVIFLLFAVLRTYSQELNCQVTVNSDQVGQTNQQIFRTLERSLNDFVNKTKWTNRVYRENERVNARMFITVTQYESDRFEANIQIQSTRPVFNTSYESPVFNYKDNAFNFQYQEFQPLVYNPNSFDSNLVAVISYYVYVMLGLDADTFSLEGGNDFYRRAQNIVTQAQSSSYSGWSQETGDRSRFELVDNLLSNSFREYRIAMYNYHRKGLDILADNNSTGKQIIMGSLRLFETLISRRPNAFLIQTFFDAKSEEIQNIFSDGPKVDVVKLKETLNKVAPFYSSTWNEIKY
- the coaBC gene encoding bifunctional phosphopantothenoylcysteine decarboxylase/phosphopantothenate--cysteine ligase CoaBC is translated as MLGGKNILLGISGGIAAYKTTFLVRLLIKAGAQVKVVMTQSASSFVSPLTLSSLSKNPVLLDFINEEDGSLSWNNHVELGLWADIMIIAPATANTLSKMANGTCDNLLLATYLSAKCPVYFAPAMDLDMYKHPSTEASIKKLESYGNSLIPAESGELASGLHGEGRMAEPENIISFVQNDLSKGLPLSGKQVLITAGPTHEAIDPVRFLGNRSTGTMGFELAKKAADLGANVILVSGPTHLNVNHNNIQLIRVASAQNMYEACHEHYGDADIAICAAAVADYRPKSIASEKLKKKDDDLNIELERTPDILMSLGEVKTTQFLVGFALETQNELENAKNKLKRKNLDGIVLNSLKDDGAGFGGHTNKITFIDKNSGIKTFDLKTKPEVASDIWEEIISRIHA
- the dapA gene encoding 4-hydroxy-tetrahydrodipicolinate synthase, giving the protein MEQFVGTGVALVTPFKDDFSVDANALAKIVEYNIQGGTDYLVVLGTTAETATLSPADKQLVVDVVVRTNAGRLPLVLGVGGNNTMAVVKDLQMLDLSDFDAILSVSPYYNKPTQEGIYQHFKKIASTSPVPIILYNVPSRTGSNMLPETTLRLAKDFPNIVAIKEACGEMAQIDKIIQQKPEGFLVISGDDSTALPTVLAGGSGVISVLGQGLPSLFSEMIQLGLDGSAKKAFQIHHTLSPLMGQIFEEGNPAGIKSIFEHKGICTAAVRLPLVEASQNLKEKINNSLKKLDKAAV
- a CDS encoding DNA-directed RNA polymerase subunit omega, with the translated sequence MQDLKNTKAPVSTVTLNKNEFDAKTENVYEAISIVAKRAVQINSDIKKELLEKLEEFATYSDSLEEVFENKEQIEVSKFYEKLPKPHALAVQEWLEDKIYHRNTEKDS